The following proteins are co-located in the Amycolatopsis tolypomycina genome:
- a CDS encoding ABC transporter ATP-binding protein, translating to MVPPLIELTGATKRFPSGSGSVHTAVRDLTMTVQPGEFVAVVGPTGCGKSTTLSLVSGLQPPSAGRVRVNGEDVKSIPDGVGYMFQTDAVMPWRSVLENVASGPRFRGVPKAEARAQAVDWIARVGLAGFEKYYPHQLSGGMRKRVALAQTLVTRPKILLMDEPFSALDVQTRALMQDELLRLWSGSGAAVIFVTHDLDEAIALADKVVVLTTSPATVKDVFEIPLERPRKVEELRLTEEFRKLYADIWESLRSEVDKAREKGASNVA from the coding sequence ATGGTTCCCCCACTGATCGAACTCACCGGAGCCACCAAGCGGTTCCCGAGCGGGTCCGGTTCCGTGCACACGGCCGTCCGCGATCTGACCATGACCGTCCAGCCCGGCGAGTTCGTCGCCGTCGTCGGCCCCACCGGCTGCGGCAAGTCGACGACGCTTTCGCTGGTCTCCGGCCTGCAGCCGCCGTCGGCCGGCCGGGTGCGGGTGAACGGCGAGGACGTGAAGTCCATTCCGGACGGGGTCGGCTACATGTTCCAGACCGACGCCGTGATGCCGTGGCGCTCGGTGCTGGAGAACGTCGCCTCCGGCCCGCGGTTCCGCGGGGTGCCCAAGGCCGAGGCCCGCGCGCAGGCCGTCGACTGGATCGCCCGCGTCGGGCTCGCCGGGTTCGAGAAGTACTACCCGCACCAGCTCTCCGGCGGCATGCGCAAGCGCGTCGCGCTGGCCCAGACACTCGTCACCCGGCCGAAGATCCTGCTGATGGACGAGCCGTTCTCGGCGCTCGACGTCCAGACGCGGGCGCTGATGCAGGACGAGCTGCTGCGGCTGTGGTCCGGGTCCGGTGCCGCGGTGATCTTCGTGACGCACGACCTCGACGAGGCGATCGCGCTGGCGGACAAGGTCGTCGTGCTGACGACTTCGCCGGCCACCGTGAAGGACGTCTTCGAGATTCCGCTGGAGCGGCCGCGGAAGGTGGAGGAGCTGCGGCTGACCGAGGAGTTCCGCAAGCTGTACGCCGACATCTGGGAATCACTGCGCAGCGAGGTCGACAAGGCCCGTGAGAAGGGAGCGAGCAATGTCGCTTGA
- a CDS encoding ABC transporter substrate-binding protein, which translates to MRLKRTVGVVAALAVTLAGVTACRDSREIALGTTGKPHIKIMVGGLSKVIYLPGQLAQQIGAYQRQGLDVELFDQPSGANAETSLLAGEVQAVVGFYDHTIDLQAKEQCIESVVQFANVPGEAEMVATAKAGEVKSGADFKGRNLGVTSLGSSTDFLTKALALRGGVTSKEYTPVKVGAGQTFISAMNQGSIDAGMTTDPTIAQLTNTGQAKVLYDMRTVEGTKAALGGLYPASSLYMGCEIVKRYPDIVQKLANAYVETLKWISTHTPEQVAAMMPPSFAGGDKALYVKSLEDSLPMFTKDGRMDPAGAQNVLKVLGESSSNVKPKKDKIDLSKTYTTQFVDAAHAQAQQ; encoded by the coding sequence ATGCGTCTCAAAAGGACAGTCGGGGTGGTGGCCGCGCTCGCGGTCACCCTGGCCGGGGTCACCGCGTGCCGCGACTCGCGGGAGATCGCCCTGGGCACCACCGGCAAGCCGCACATCAAGATCATGGTCGGCGGCCTGTCGAAGGTGATCTACCTGCCCGGGCAGCTCGCCCAGCAGATCGGCGCGTACCAGCGGCAGGGCCTGGACGTCGAGCTCTTCGACCAGCCGTCCGGCGCGAACGCCGAGACGTCGCTGCTGGCCGGCGAGGTGCAGGCGGTCGTCGGGTTCTACGACCACACGATCGACCTGCAGGCCAAGGAACAGTGCATCGAGAGCGTGGTGCAGTTCGCGAACGTGCCGGGCGAGGCCGAGATGGTCGCGACGGCCAAGGCGGGCGAGGTCAAGTCGGGTGCGGACTTCAAGGGCCGCAACCTCGGCGTGACGTCGCTGGGTTCGTCGACGGACTTCCTCACGAAGGCGCTGGCCCTGCGCGGCGGCGTCACGTCGAAGGAGTACACGCCGGTGAAGGTCGGCGCCGGGCAGACGTTCATCTCGGCGATGAACCAGGGTTCGATCGACGCCGGCATGACGACCGACCCGACGATCGCGCAGCTGACGAACACGGGTCAGGCGAAGGTGCTTTACGACATGCGCACGGTCGAAGGCACGAAAGCCGCTTTGGGTGGTTTGTACCCGGCGAGCTCGTTGTACATGGGCTGCGAAATCGTGAAACGCTATCCGGACATCGTGCAGAAACTGGCCAATGCGTACGTCGAGACCCTGAAATGGATTTCGACGCACACACCGGAACAGGTCGCCGCGATGATGCCGCCGTCGTTCGCCGGCGGGGACAAGGCGCTGTACGTGAAGTCGCTCGAGGACAGCCTCCCGATGTTCACCAAGGACGGCCGGATGGACCCGGCGGGCGCGCAGAACGTGCTCAAGGTGCTCGGCGAGTCGTCCAGCAACGTGAAGCCGAAGAAGGACAAAATCGACCTGTCGAAGACGTACACGACCCAGTTCGTGGACGCCGCGCACGCGCAGGCACAGCAGTAG
- a CDS encoding SDR family NAD(P)-dependent oxidoreductase: protein MKQFADKVVVITGAGSGIGRALACEFARRGARVALSDVVTANAEETAKLAGDNARAYTLDVADRSAVLAHAEEVADEFGAVNVVVNNAGVALGATVEEMTFEDYDWLMGINLGGVVNGTKAFLPHLIASGDGHVVNISSVFGFVGVPTQSAYNAAKFAVRGFTEALREEMLIARHPVAVSCVHPGGIKTNIVRNSRSAADDQEKAAQGFEKIARTTPEKAAQTILRGIERKSARILIGPDAYVIDAIPRVLGSAYQRPLAALARLGLKS from the coding sequence ATGAAGCAGTTCGCGGACAAGGTCGTGGTGATCACCGGAGCGGGCTCGGGCATCGGCCGCGCGCTCGCGTGCGAGTTCGCCCGGCGCGGGGCCAGGGTCGCGCTCTCCGACGTCGTCACCGCGAACGCGGAGGAGACGGCGAAGCTGGCCGGCGACAACGCCCGTGCGTACACCCTCGACGTCGCCGACCGCAGCGCCGTGCTCGCCCACGCCGAAGAGGTCGCCGACGAGTTCGGCGCGGTCAACGTCGTGGTGAACAACGCGGGCGTGGCGCTCGGCGCCACCGTCGAGGAGATGACGTTCGAGGACTACGACTGGCTGATGGGGATCAACCTCGGCGGCGTCGTGAACGGCACGAAGGCATTCCTGCCGCACCTGATCGCCTCCGGCGACGGGCACGTCGTCAACATTTCCAGCGTCTTCGGTTTCGTCGGCGTGCCGACGCAGAGCGCCTACAACGCGGCGAAGTTCGCGGTTCGCGGATTCACCGAAGCGCTGCGCGAAGAAATGCTGATCGCCCGGCACCCGGTCGCGGTGAGCTGTGTGCACCCGGGCGGGATCAAGACGAACATCGTGCGCAACTCCCGTAGTGCCGCCGACGACCAGGAGAAGGCCGCGCAGGGCTTCGAGAAGATCGCCCGCACGACACCGGAGAAGGCGGCGCAGACGATCCTGCGCGGGATCGAGCGGAAGTCGGCGCGGATCCTCATCGGGCCGGACGCCTACGTGATCGACGCCATTCCCCGCGTGCTCGGTTCGGCCTACCAGCGGCCGCTGGCGGCGCTTGCGCGGCTCGGGCTCAAGTCGTAG
- a CDS encoding ABC transporter permease encodes MSLETPAAPAAPGGAGGQEKILPVLETEQDILARAKQATARRKRNIWLLRLAIVVVWLGSWELTATYWIDPFFYSKPSKIWERLVEWFSTGTDFGSIWYQILVTVEEAAIGFVIGAIAGVVLGVILGRSAYLAQVLAPFIKAANALPRIVLAALFVIWFGLGLSSKVATVVVLVFFAVFFNAFTGAREVDRNLIDNARILGATRGQVLKSIVLPSATSWILSSLHVAFGFALIGAVVGEYTGAKAGMGFLIANAQGTFDTAGVYAGMLIITVVALLAEWGISTLEGRLLRWRPPSASEAAIKAV; translated from the coding sequence ATGTCGCTTGAGACCCCCGCGGCCCCGGCCGCGCCAGGTGGGGCGGGTGGGCAGGAGAAAATACTGCCGGTACTGGAGACCGAGCAGGACATCCTGGCCCGCGCGAAGCAGGCCACCGCGCGCCGCAAGCGCAACATCTGGCTGCTGCGCCTGGCGATCGTCGTCGTCTGGCTGGGCAGCTGGGAGCTGACCGCCACCTACTGGATCGACCCGTTCTTCTACTCGAAGCCGTCGAAGATCTGGGAGCGGCTGGTCGAGTGGTTCAGCACCGGCACCGACTTCGGTTCGATCTGGTACCAGATCCTGGTGACCGTCGAGGAGGCCGCGATCGGCTTCGTCATCGGCGCCATCGCCGGTGTCGTCCTCGGCGTGATCCTCGGCCGCAGCGCGTACCTCGCGCAGGTGCTGGCGCCGTTCATCAAGGCCGCCAACGCCCTGCCGCGCATCGTGCTCGCCGCATTGTTCGTCATCTGGTTCGGGCTCGGGCTGTCGTCGAAGGTCGCGACCGTCGTCGTGCTCGTGTTCTTCGCGGTGTTCTTCAACGCCTTCACCGGCGCCCGCGAGGTCGACCGCAACCTGATCGACAACGCCCGCATCCTCGGCGCGACCCGCGGCCAGGTGCTCAAGTCGATCGTGCTGCCCAGCGCGACGTCGTGGATCCTGTCGTCGCTGCACGTGGCGTTCGGCTTCGCGCTGATCGGCGCGGTCGTCGGCGAGTACACCGGCGCCAAGGCCGGCATGGGCTTCCTGATCGCCAACGCACAGGGCACGTTCGACACCGCCGGCGTGTACGCCGGGATGCTGATCATCACCGTCGTCGCGCTGCTGGCGGAGTGGGGGATCAGCACGCTGGAAGGCAGGCTGCTGCGGTGGCGCCCGCCGTCCGCCTCCGAAGCCGCGATCAAGGCGGTCTGA
- a CDS encoding G1 family glutamic endopeptidase — translation MSKTLRVLTVVAAAAASLAVSGTAHAAVFGAHFHGHQFSGGNWGGYVSFGSFTTATASWTEPSVSCTSTNDLFAPWVGIDGDGSSTVEQTGVATDCSSGRPVYQAWYEMYPAAPVYYSNTVSAGDHITATVTRTATNTYRLDISDTTKGWSKSITKSLTSSHASAEAIIESPTDSYPSISGGIKFTGVKFNGTNLASTSPSGLDADDKGSYTWSPSAIGSDGQSFTMTRH, via the coding sequence ATGTCCAAAACCCTTCGCGTCCTCACGGTGGTCGCCGCCGCGGCGGCTTCGCTGGCCGTCTCGGGCACCGCGCACGCTGCCGTCTTCGGTGCACACTTCCACGGTCACCAGTTCTCGGGCGGCAACTGGGGCGGGTACGTCAGCTTCGGCAGCTTCACCACGGCGACGGCGAGCTGGACCGAGCCGTCGGTGAGCTGCACGTCCACCAACGACCTCTTCGCGCCGTGGGTCGGCATCGACGGCGACGGATCGTCCACTGTGGAACAGACCGGCGTGGCCACCGACTGCTCGAGCGGCCGCCCGGTTTACCAGGCCTGGTACGAAATGTACCCGGCCGCACCGGTGTACTACTCGAACACGGTCAGCGCCGGCGACCACATCACCGCCACGGTGACCCGGACGGCGACGAACACCTACCGCCTCGACATCAGCGACACGACCAAGGGCTGGTCGAAGTCGATCACCAAGTCGCTGACCTCGAGCCACGCGTCGGCGGAGGCGATCATCGAGTCGCCGACGGACTCGTACCCGTCGATCTCCGGCGGCATCAAGTTCACCGGCGTCAAGTTCAACGGCACGAACCTGGCCTCGACGAGCCCGTCCGGCCTGGACGCCGACGACAAGGGCAGCTACACCTGGAGCCCGAGCGCGATCGGCTCCGACGGCCAGAGCTTCACGATGACCCGCCACTGA
- a CDS encoding DUF1345 domain-containing protein: MGVVVATLVLQVALPDDMALRPWWLLPGVSVLLVVALLLVNPGRMTQFSAVERTISLLIVGLVTAVNAWSAVSLVYGIATGSAGDRAGAVLVTGGIVYWTNIVAFSLWYWEFDRGGPGRRAAGRAEYPDLQFPQMADPGLAHQDWEPSYLDYLYFSFTNAAAFSPTDVMPLRIWAKLTMMLQAAVSLVLAVMVVAWAINNLK, translated from the coding sequence ATGGGCGTCGTCGTCGCGACGCTCGTCCTGCAGGTCGCCCTGCCCGATGACATGGCGCTGCGGCCGTGGTGGCTGCTGCCCGGCGTCTCCGTGCTGCTCGTCGTGGCGCTGCTGCTGGTCAACCCGGGGCGGATGACGCAGTTCAGCGCCGTCGAGCGGACCATCTCGCTGCTCATCGTCGGCCTCGTCACCGCGGTCAACGCCTGGTCCGCGGTGTCGCTCGTCTACGGCATCGCGACCGGCTCGGCCGGGGACCGGGCCGGCGCCGTGCTGGTGACCGGCGGGATCGTCTACTGGACGAACATCGTCGCCTTCTCCCTCTGGTACTGGGAGTTCGACCGCGGCGGCCCGGGCCGGCGGGCCGCGGGCCGGGCCGAGTACCCCGACCTGCAGTTCCCGCAGATGGCCGACCCGGGCCTGGCGCACCAGGACTGGGAACCGTCCTATCTGGACTACCTGTACTTCTCGTTCACGAACGCGGCGGCCTTCAGCCCCACCGACGTCATGCCCCTGCGGATCTGGGCGAAGCTGACGATGATGCTGCAGGCCGCCGTGTCGCTGGTGCTGGCGGTGATGGTCGTCGCCTGGGCGATCAACAACCTGAAGTGA
- a CDS encoding response regulator: MIRTLIVDDDFRVAGVHAGFVEEVAGFAVVGTAHTAAEARARVRELSPDLVLLDVYLPDESGLAVLPELQTDTIVLSAATDSASVAAAIRAGALNYLIKPFTTRQLAERLTSYARFRGLLAEDRPMAQDDVDRAYRVLHDQDRTTAPKGQSTATSRLVSEQLRRAGRPLSAAEVAGELGMARATAQRYLTALAESGTVQMRLRYGATGRPEHEYRWSGA; encoded by the coding sequence ATGATCCGCACGCTGATCGTCGACGACGACTTCCGGGTCGCCGGGGTGCACGCCGGGTTCGTCGAGGAGGTCGCGGGGTTCGCGGTGGTCGGCACCGCGCACACCGCCGCCGAGGCGCGCGCCCGCGTCCGGGAGCTCTCGCCGGACCTGGTCCTGCTCGACGTCTACCTGCCCGACGAGTCCGGCCTCGCTGTGCTCCCCGAGCTGCAGACGGACACGATCGTGCTGTCCGCGGCGACCGACAGCGCGTCGGTGGCCGCGGCGATCCGGGCCGGCGCGCTGAACTACCTGATCAAGCCGTTCACCACCCGCCAGCTCGCGGAACGGCTGACGTCGTACGCGCGCTTCCGCGGCCTGCTCGCCGAAGACCGGCCGATGGCCCAGGACGACGTCGACCGCGCGTACCGCGTGCTGCACGACCAGGACCGCACGACCGCGCCGAAGGGCCAGTCGACGGCGACGTCCCGGCTGGTCTCGGAACAGCTGCGGCGGGCCGGGCGGCCGCTGTCGGCCGCGGAGGTCGCGGGCGAGCTGGGCATGGCACGGGCCACGGCGCAGCGGTACCTCACCGCGCTGGCGGAGTCGGGGACGGTCCAGATGCGGCTGCGCTACGGCGCGACCGGCCGCCCCGAGCACGAATACCGCTGGTCGGGGGCCTGA
- a CDS encoding sensor histidine kinase produces the protein MRFSRQVLLLQIGVVALVVGLGVALVSVLLRSTLTDQYGRRALAIAKSVAADPVVVANAAAKIPGGPLEERVLAVTEANDALFVVITDDKGIRLAHPTLSEIGKPVSTSPERALAGFDEISAVQSGTLGLSVRSKTPIRQGPRVVGEVSVGFEVAQPISAFNQLLVYTLLFAGGALLLGAGASALLNRRLRRVTHGLEPHELTELLYEREAVLHGIGEGVLAVDEANRVSVRNDEAERLLGTELPLGAAMSELPLSPRVHKAVEEGRPVDNLLAVAGNRVLVINSRAVRLDDRPIGTVLTFRDRTDLDTLTRELDGIRALSDGLRAQRHEFANRLHTLYGLLQLGHHTEAVEYLQTLTDSSSARPSELGDAVADPYLQALLVAKTEQAQEKGLALKLAEDTWVPTTVTDPIAANTVIGNLVDNALHAARMGPRRPATVEVSLLAESTTLHVSVVDSGPGVPEDLRRTLFDEGVSTKIAPGHGLGLALARQAARARGGDVWLADPGEGETGALFVAKLPGMLTEDG, from the coding sequence ATGCGGTTCAGCAGGCAGGTCCTGCTGCTGCAGATCGGCGTGGTCGCCTTGGTCGTCGGGCTCGGCGTCGCACTGGTCAGCGTTCTCCTGCGGAGCACCCTGACCGACCAGTACGGCCGCCGCGCGCTGGCCATCGCGAAGTCCGTCGCCGCGGACCCGGTCGTCGTCGCGAACGCGGCCGCGAAGATCCCCGGCGGCCCCCTGGAAGAACGCGTCCTCGCCGTCACGGAAGCCAACGACGCGCTCTTCGTCGTGATCACCGACGACAAGGGCATCCGGCTCGCCCACCCGACGCTGTCCGAGATCGGCAAGCCGGTCAGCACGTCCCCGGAGCGGGCGCTCGCCGGGTTCGACGAGATCAGCGCGGTGCAGAGCGGCACGCTCGGGTTGTCCGTGCGCAGCAAGACCCCGATCCGGCAGGGCCCGCGCGTGGTCGGCGAGGTGAGCGTCGGGTTCGAGGTGGCCCAGCCGATCAGTGCGTTCAACCAGCTGCTGGTGTACACGCTGCTGTTCGCCGGCGGCGCGCTGCTGCTCGGCGCGGGGGCGTCGGCGCTGCTGAACCGGCGGCTCCGGCGCGTCACCCACGGCCTCGAACCGCACGAACTCACCGAGCTGCTCTACGAACGTGAAGCCGTCCTGCACGGGATCGGCGAAGGCGTGCTCGCGGTCGACGAGGCGAACCGCGTCTCGGTCCGCAACGACGAGGCCGAACGCCTCCTCGGCACCGAGCTCCCGCTCGGCGCCGCGATGTCCGAACTGCCGCTTTCCCCCCGGGTCCACAAGGCCGTCGAAGAGGGGCGCCCGGTCGACAACCTCCTCGCGGTGGCCGGGAACCGGGTGCTGGTGATCAACAGCCGGGCCGTGCGCCTGGACGACCGGCCGATCGGCACCGTGCTCACCTTCCGCGACCGCACCGACCTCGACACGCTCACCCGCGAGCTCGACGGCATCCGTGCGTTGTCCGACGGCCTGCGCGCGCAGCGGCACGAGTTCGCGAACCGGCTGCACACGCTCTACGGGCTGCTCCAGCTCGGCCACCACACCGAGGCCGTCGAGTACCTGCAGACGCTGACGGACTCGTCGTCGGCACGGCCGAGCGAGCTGGGCGACGCCGTCGCCGACCCCTACCTGCAGGCGCTGCTCGTCGCGAAAACCGAGCAGGCGCAGGAAAAGGGGCTCGCGCTCAAGCTCGCCGAAGACACCTGGGTGCCGACGACGGTGACCGACCCGATCGCCGCGAACACCGTGATCGGCAACCTCGTCGACAACGCCCTGCACGCCGCCCGGATGGGCCCGCGGCGGCCGGCGACCGTGGAGGTCAGCCTGCTCGCCGAGAGCACCACGCTGCACGTGTCCGTTGTGGACAGTGGGCCGGGCGTGCCCGAAGACCTGCGGCGGACGTTGTTCGACGAAGGCGTCTCGACGAAGATCGCGCCCGGGCACGGCCTCGGCCTCGCGCTCGCCCGGCAGGCCGCCCGCGCCCGCGGCGGCGACGTATGGCTGGCCGACCCCGGCGAAGGCGAGACGGGTGCCCTGTTCGTCGCCAAACTGCCCGGAATGCTGACGGAGGACGGATGA
- a CDS encoding ATP-binding protein, whose protein sequence is MWLTTPRPTSVSVRSGPARLTGRDAELDAIVAVLRKRPAAVLIEGEPGMGRTRLLAEIGRRREFDGGRVLTGACQPLREPFPYGPVLEALRAVGDTPLGPLSPVAGVLRPLLPELAEALPPRPEPLADPVAERHRVFRAVRELLQACGPTLVLIDDLQWADEDTRDLMRFLAGAMPPELAVVATYRSATDVRPGPLGSPFRADPAVHSARVALGALDVAAVRRLAADILELPRVTDEFAAKLHECTAGIPFVAEETLRALKEAAERLPVGEVLSDRLLENLEVPVLLREAVTERLAALPEHAVRLAGAAAVLGVGAEAAVLGELAGLADDTLRSALLAALTGGVLGEAGDGKYGFRHPLARKAVYDTVSGPERALLHAQAIRVLAAQPSPPLTLLARHSRAAGRVDQWRHYAEAAADEAITRGETSRAIDLLQSVLAEPGPAQSDVGRVAGKLSQVALRGFRPDVIGTLERVLEEVTLPPSVRGSIRLSLGMLLVRTIGGLGRGRLEVERAIGELTDRPDLAARGITLLAQPIDGLTPLSWHESWRARAGEVYERLDDPELRLALTADRIAAASHVGDGSAWTEFEALSDTVGTVAERVQLARLWCNLADGQSWAGHLDRAERLVTEGVRRATDAGALYAIGLIQGTRVRLDWVRGRWTGLAEAAEQLRDSYPELGPIVMESSLVLGGLAAVRGEFAAAQRHLAAASVHAPDRGPIPVVLSAAGVLISVLLATDDVDGACAAADTAVAAAGRKGVWIWAAALVPAAAQAYARAGRWPEADNVVEAFARGIEGRDAPVAAAALVAGRAVLLEARGKHLAAATLFDEAASGYTALPMPYPATAMRERASMCRLAAGNRSAVDELTSAAEAYEQLGATRDAGRCRHQLREHGAWAPSQRGRRGYGSELSPREREVARMLAEGRTNREIADGLFLSPRTVEQHVAKVLRKLGARSRTDVARKLPGEVTTAPAG, encoded by the coding sequence ATGTGGCTGACCACCCCCCGCCCCACCTCGGTATCCGTCCGGTCCGGACCCGCCCGGCTGACCGGCCGCGACGCCGAGCTCGACGCCATCGTCGCCGTGCTGAGAAAGCGCCCGGCCGCGGTCCTCATCGAGGGCGAGCCGGGCATGGGCCGCACCCGGCTGCTCGCGGAGATCGGCAGGCGCCGGGAGTTCGACGGCGGCCGCGTCCTCACCGGCGCGTGCCAGCCACTGCGGGAGCCCTTCCCCTACGGGCCCGTTCTGGAAGCGCTTCGCGCGGTGGGCGACACCCCGCTCGGGCCGCTCAGCCCGGTCGCCGGCGTCCTGCGGCCGTTGCTGCCGGAACTCGCGGAAGCGCTTCCCCCGCGGCCCGAACCCCTCGCCGACCCGGTCGCCGAACGCCACCGCGTCTTCCGCGCGGTGCGGGAGCTCCTCCAGGCCTGCGGCCCGACGCTCGTGCTCATCGACGACCTCCAGTGGGCCGACGAGGACACCCGCGACCTCATGCGGTTCCTCGCCGGCGCGATGCCGCCGGAGCTGGCCGTGGTCGCCACCTACCGGTCGGCCACCGACGTCCGGCCCGGCCCGCTCGGCAGCCCCTTTCGCGCCGATCCGGCCGTGCACTCCGCCCGCGTCGCGCTCGGCGCGCTCGACGTCGCGGCCGTGCGCAGGCTGGCCGCCGACATCCTCGAGCTGCCCCGGGTCACCGACGAGTTCGCGGCGAAGCTGCACGAGTGCACCGCCGGGATCCCGTTCGTCGCCGAGGAAACGCTGCGTGCGCTGAAGGAAGCGGCCGAACGGCTCCCGGTCGGCGAAGTCCTGTCCGACCGCCTGCTCGAAAACCTCGAAGTCCCGGTGCTGCTGCGCGAAGCCGTCACCGAACGGCTCGCCGCGCTGCCCGAGCACGCGGTCCGGCTCGCCGGCGCGGCCGCGGTGCTCGGCGTCGGCGCCGAAGCCGCCGTGCTCGGCGAGCTGGCCGGGCTCGCCGACGACACCCTCCGCTCGGCGCTGCTCGCCGCTCTCACCGGCGGGGTGCTCGGCGAAGCCGGCGACGGCAAGTACGGCTTCCGGCACCCGCTGGCACGCAAAGCGGTCTACGACACGGTGAGCGGGCCCGAACGCGCGTTGCTGCACGCGCAGGCGATCCGGGTGCTCGCCGCGCAGCCGTCGCCCCCGCTCACCCTGCTGGCCCGGCACAGCCGCGCGGCCGGCCGCGTCGACCAGTGGCGCCACTACGCCGAAGCGGCCGCGGACGAGGCGATCACCCGCGGCGAGACGTCCCGCGCCATCGACCTCCTGCAGTCGGTGCTCGCCGAGCCCGGTCCCGCGCAGTCCGACGTCGGGCGCGTGGCGGGCAAGCTGAGCCAGGTCGCGCTGCGGGGATTCCGCCCCGATGTCATCGGCACGCTGGAGCGCGTCCTCGAAGAGGTGACGCTGCCGCCGTCGGTCCGCGGGTCGATCCGGCTGAGCCTCGGCATGCTGCTGGTCCGGACCATCGGCGGGCTCGGCCGCGGCCGGCTCGAGGTCGAGCGGGCGATCGGCGAGCTGACCGACCGGCCGGACCTCGCCGCCCGCGGGATCACCCTGCTCGCCCAGCCGATCGACGGGCTGACGCCGTTGTCGTGGCACGAATCCTGGCGCGCCCGCGCGGGCGAGGTGTACGAGCGGCTCGACGACCCCGAACTGCGGCTCGCGCTGACCGCCGACCGGATCGCGGCCGCCTCGCACGTCGGCGACGGCTCGGCGTGGACCGAGTTCGAAGCGCTGTCGGACACCGTCGGCACGGTCGCCGAGCGCGTCCAGCTGGCCCGGCTGTGGTGCAACCTGGCCGACGGCCAGTCGTGGGCCGGGCACCTCGACCGCGCCGAACGGCTGGTGACCGAGGGCGTCCGGCGCGCGACCGACGCGGGCGCGTTGTACGCGATCGGCCTGATCCAGGGCACCCGCGTCCGGCTGGACTGGGTGCGCGGGCGGTGGACCGGCCTGGCCGAGGCCGCCGAGCAGCTGCGGGACAGCTACCCGGAGCTCGGCCCCATCGTCATGGAGTCCTCCCTGGTGCTCGGCGGGCTCGCGGCCGTGCGCGGCGAGTTCGCCGCCGCCCAGCGTCACCTGGCGGCCGCGAGCGTCCACGCGCCGGACCGCGGGCCGATCCCGGTGGTGCTCTCGGCCGCCGGGGTGCTGATCTCCGTGCTGCTGGCGACCGACGACGTCGACGGCGCCTGCGCGGCGGCCGACACGGCGGTGGCCGCGGCCGGGCGCAAGGGCGTCTGGATCTGGGCGGCCGCGCTGGTTCCGGCGGCGGCGCAGGCGTACGCGCGCGCCGGGCGCTGGCCGGAGGCCGACAACGTGGTCGAGGCGTTCGCGCGCGGCATCGAGGGCCGCGACGCGCCGGTGGCCGCGGCCGCGCTGGTGGCCGGCCGCGCGGTGCTGCTCGAGGCGCGGGGAAAGCACCTGGCCGCGGCGACGTTGTTCGACGAAGCGGCGTCCGGCTACACCGCCCTGCCGATGCCCTACCCCGCGACGGCCATGCGCGAACGCGCGTCGATGTGCCGCCTGGCCGCGGGCAACCGGTCGGCGGTCGACGAGCTGACTTCGGCAGCCGAGGCGTACGAACAGCTGGGGGCGACCCGGGATGCGGGACGCTGCCGTCACCAGCTGCGCGAGCACGGCGCCTGGGCACCCTCGCAACGCGGACGGCGGGGGTACGGCAGCGAACTTTCGCCACGGGAGCGCGAGGTGGCGCGGATGCTCGCGGAGGGCCGGACGAACCGCGAGATCGCCGACGGGCTGTTCCTCTCGCCCCGCACGGTGGAACAGCACGTGGCGAAGGTGCTGCGAAAACTCGGGGCCCGCTCCCGGACGGACGTGGCCCGCAAGCTCCCCGGCGAGGTGACGACGGCACCGGCCGGCTGA